In a single window of the Bacillus mycoides genome:
- a CDS encoding DUF2515 domain-containing protein translates to MYQSNSNNTSKEFSKALPLSLFDVKNELQQKSDLISSVTIYKLTKEEQLIIDKIKAQTKELNKNNVTRTRAYYQFYIQYPEIHWALLGHIVSRNGGWNMTDLKGDLYTRLLSEKDQITFFSFLERGNWLIFQDVYPQFLLYEQSVKKSKKLFHLLTHLNVSTFMETMWNDFWKTGNKKTLAIATIINEQNYLEKRVIQNAHFKKTVLNSIGFKLFDFFQFNHILFPFYENDKKQKVLLFGDTMKHFTSLHERISLGKRLYSLLFRDTHILSQIINWVHHHPHTGSRKDYWPHLFSSVNESFSREFYKRRIKKCQLRSDAYRIYSPALIYAWRDMKHEEVENEDWFNDWQVVNYLVDKEENINGKITEDYCKTLEKIELAILAKKNVLLREEE, encoded by the coding sequence ATGTACCAAAGCAATTCAAACAATACATCTAAAGAATTCTCAAAAGCACTCCCTCTCTCCCTATTCGACGTGAAAAACGAGTTACAACAAAAAAGCGATCTCATCTCTTCTGTTACCATATATAAATTAACGAAAGAAGAGCAACTTATCATCGATAAAATTAAAGCTCAGACAAAAGAACTAAATAAAAATAACGTCACAAGAACACGTGCATACTACCAATTTTACATTCAATATCCAGAAATACATTGGGCACTACTTGGGCATATCGTATCACGTAACGGTGGCTGGAATATGACAGATTTAAAGGGAGATTTATATACGAGGCTTTTATCCGAGAAAGATCAAATTACATTTTTCTCTTTTTTAGAAAGAGGAAATTGGCTCATTTTCCAAGATGTATATCCTCAATTTTTACTATATGAGCAAAGTGTAAAAAAATCAAAAAAGCTATTTCATCTTCTCACTCACTTAAATGTTTCTACATTTATGGAAACAATGTGGAACGATTTTTGGAAAACAGGTAACAAAAAAACATTAGCGATCGCAACTATTATTAATGAACAAAACTACTTAGAAAAAAGAGTTATTCAAAATGCACACTTTAAAAAGACTGTATTAAATAGTATTGGATTTAAACTCTTTGATTTTTTTCAGTTTAATCATATCCTTTTCCCATTTTACGAAAATGATAAAAAGCAAAAAGTATTACTATTTGGTGATACAATGAAACATTTCACTTCTTTGCATGAACGAATTTCACTTGGAAAACGGTTGTATTCATTGTTATTTCGGGATACACATATTTTATCTCAAATAATAAACTGGGTCCATCACCATCCACATACAGGCTCAAGAAAAGATTACTGGCCTCATTTATTTTCTAGTGTAAATGAATCTTTTTCACGTGAGTTTTATAAACGCCGAATAAAGAAATGCCAGTTACGTAGTGACGCGTATCGTATATACAGCCCTGCACTCATCTATGCATGGCGGGATATGAAACATGAAGAAGTTGAAAATGAAGATTGGTTTAACGATTGGCAAGTTGTAAATTATTTAGTTGATAAGGAGGAAAATATAAATGGAAAAATTACAGAAGACTACTGCAAAACACTCGAAAAAATTGAACTCGCAATTCTCGCAAAGAAAAATGTCCTCCTTCGAGAAGAAGAATGA
- a CDS encoding CBO0543 family protein — protein sequence MSSFEKKNDFLALLVTVLLSSIIGTCLDAFFVHTQIYSFPVRPFSSIFSVNIGFTLFVLPILTIIFIQISKTLSAVSRTIFIILIGLCASIFEQVAERLGLFVHNGNWHHAYSLFGYIIFFSLIWKLYTWMQK from the coding sequence ATGTCCTCCTTCGAGAAGAAGAATGATTTTTTAGCATTATTAGTTACAGTCTTACTTTCTTCTATTATTGGAACTTGCTTAGATGCTTTCTTTGTGCATACACAAATATATTCCTTTCCAGTTAGACCTTTCTCATCTATATTTTCAGTTAACATAGGCTTTACGTTGTTTGTGCTACCAATTTTAACAATCATTTTCATACAAATTTCAAAAACATTATCTGCAGTTTCTAGAACTATATTTATTATTTTAATAGGGCTTTGTGCTAGTATTTTTGAACAAGTTGCTGAGCGGTTAGGTTTATTTGTACATAACGGGAATTGGCATCATGCTTATTCTTTATTTGGATATATCATTTTCTTTTCTCTTATTTGGAAATTATATACTTGGATGCAAAAATAA
- a CDS encoding UDP-N-acetylglucosamine 4,6-dehydratase family protein — protein MLNKIILITGGTGSWGHELIKQLLEKSPKEIRVFSRNETVQFEMQQQFINEERLKFIIGDIRDKEQLVYACQGVHCVFHLAALKHVPVCEYYPYEAIKTNIHGTQNVIEASIQNQVEKVIYVSTDKAANPSNTYGMTKAIGEKLMVHANVQTKKTKFICVRGGNVLGTSGSVVPLFKKQIKQSSKVGITDANMTRFFLTIEDAVGLLFKAASEGRGGEIFVMKMPACKITDLAIILIEDSKKENVKIKEVGIRPGEKLSEMLLSEVESKTSISFDQNYFVVLPTIPIEGLQEYYASYPLVDVKSFSSQQDLLTKHEVKQMLEKGGFLR, from the coding sequence ATGCTTAATAAAATAATTTTAATTACTGGTGGCACAGGTTCGTGGGGACATGAACTTATAAAACAACTATTAGAAAAATCACCGAAAGAAATTAGAGTTTTTTCAAGGAATGAAACGGTTCAGTTTGAAATGCAGCAACAGTTTATAAATGAAGAGAGATTGAAATTTATTATTGGAGATATTCGTGATAAAGAGCAACTAGTATATGCTTGCCAAGGTGTACATTGTGTATTTCATCTTGCAGCTTTAAAGCATGTTCCAGTATGTGAATATTATCCTTATGAAGCTATAAAAACAAATATACATGGTACGCAAAATGTAATTGAAGCATCTATCCAGAATCAAGTTGAGAAAGTTATATATGTTTCAACTGATAAAGCGGCCAATCCATCAAATACGTATGGGATGACAAAAGCAATTGGTGAAAAATTAATGGTTCATGCGAATGTGCAAACGAAGAAAACAAAATTCATTTGTGTTCGTGGCGGAAATGTTTTAGGAACGAGTGGAAGTGTGGTACCGCTTTTTAAAAAGCAAATTAAGCAATCTTCAAAAGTAGGGATTACCGATGCAAATATGACTAGATTTTTCTTAACCATTGAAGATGCTGTTGGATTGTTATTTAAAGCAGCATCTGAAGGAAGAGGAGGAGAAATCTTTGTTATGAAAATGCCAGCATGTAAAATAACGGATTTAGCAATAATATTGATTGAAGATTCAAAAAAAGAAAACGTGAAGATAAAAGAGGTAGGGATAAGACCTGGTGAAAAATTAAGTGAAATGCTTTTATCTGAGGTAGAGAGTAAAACAAGTATTAGTTTTGATCAAAATTATTTTGTGGTACTACCGACTATTCCTATAGAAGGACTTCAAGAATATTATGCTAGTTATCCGCTTGTGGATGTGAAGAGTTTTAGTTCTCAACAAGACTTACTTACAAAACATGAGGTGAAACAAATGTTAGAAAAAGGAGGGTTTTTACGATGA
- a CDS encoding LrgB family protein translates to MVLIIITVVIYLLATKLYKKFTSPFTLPVLTVTAIMICLFLIFGISHHEYKENGGDILSGFLSPAIVALAIPLFKEREILMKNFLAILIGVVIGIVALTSMNVVIGGILNIDKELILTTLPQLATMPIAISLADQIGGIPSMTSSFVVVAGITGAIIGPTVLKFFRITSTIGKGVGMGCASHIIGVSRLVKEGEKEATIGSVTMIVTGILISILVPYGVKFLF, encoded by the coding sequence ATGGTCTTAATTATTATTACTGTAGTAATTTATTTATTGGCGACAAAGTTATATAAAAAATTTACGTCTCCATTTACGTTACCGGTATTAACAGTTACAGCAATTATGATTTGCTTATTTTTGATATTTGGTATTTCTCATCATGAGTATAAGGAAAATGGGGGAGACATTCTTTCAGGTTTTTTGAGTCCTGCAATTGTAGCGTTAGCCATACCTCTATTTAAAGAGCGAGAGATACTTATGAAAAACTTTTTAGCGATACTAATCGGCGTAGTGATAGGTATAGTGGCTTTAACGAGTATGAATGTAGTGATTGGTGGAATTTTAAATATAGATAAGGAACTTATATTAACAACTTTACCACAATTAGCGACAATGCCTATTGCCATTTCATTAGCGGATCAAATTGGTGGCATTCCATCTATGACTTCTAGTTTTGTAGTTGTTGCAGGAATAACAGGTGCTATTATCGGACCGACAGTACTTAAGTTTTTCCGAATAACAAGTACGATTGGAAAAGGAGTGGGGATGGGCTGTGCATCACATATTATTGGTGTGAGCCGTCTAGTGAAAGAAGGAGAGAAAGAGGCAACTATCGGTTCGGTAACGATGATTGTAACAGGGATACTTATTAGTATATTAGTACCTTATGGAGTGAAATTTTTATTTTGA
- a CDS encoding NAD-dependent epimerase/dehydratase family protein → MKRNASLLITGANGFTGRHACQYFLEQGFHVIPMFQNRSHREKIENGITCDLTNKSEVMKVIKQIKPDYVLHLAGRNSVNESWTASLEYIEINVIGTLYLLEAIKQEASHCKTLVIGSALQADSMKNIKVSNPYSLSKTMQVIIAEAWGGLMDSNIIIAKPSNLIGPGVSNGVCSILAKKMIDIESGRSKAIIEVNSLKDSRDFLDVRDAVKAYHVLLRDGINGKQYNIGSGVKRSLLDVLEQYKGLTQLNFTIKETENSESGSNESLVLEDIKKLGWVPEIPFQQSLKDVLEYAKCSDICI, encoded by the coding sequence ATGAAAAGAAATGCGAGCCTTTTAATAACTGGTGCAAATGGCTTCACAGGACGTCATGCTTGCCAATATTTTTTAGAGCAGGGCTTTCATGTAATTCCTATGTTTCAAAATCGTTCACATAGAGAAAAAATCGAAAATGGTATTACTTGTGATTTAACAAATAAGAGTGAAGTAATGAAGGTAATTAAACAAATAAAACCAGACTATGTATTGCATTTAGCAGGAAGAAACTCAGTTAATGAGTCTTGGACAGCTTCTCTGGAATATATAGAGATTAACGTAATAGGGACTTTATATTTATTAGAAGCCATTAAGCAGGAAGCCTCGCATTGTAAAACATTAGTTATAGGATCTGCATTGCAAGCAGATAGTATGAAAAACATAAAAGTTTCAAATCCATATAGTTTAAGTAAAACTATGCAAGTCATTATTGCGGAGGCTTGGGGCGGATTAATGGATTCAAATATTATCATTGCAAAGCCCTCAAATTTAATTGGTCCAGGAGTATCGAATGGTGTTTGTTCAATTCTCGCAAAAAAAATGATAGATATAGAATCAGGTAGAAGTAAAGCGATTATTGAAGTAAACAGTTTGAAAGATAGTAGAGACTTTCTAGATGTACGTGATGCAGTTAAAGCGTATCATGTGTTATTACGTGATGGTATAAATGGAAAACAATATAATATTGGATCAGGAGTAAAACGCTCTTTATTAGATGTATTGGAACAATATAAAGGATTAACACAGTTGAATTTTACTATAAAAGAAACAGAGAATAGTGAGAGCGGCTCAAATGAAAGTTTAGTATTAGAGGATATAAAAAAGTTAGGTTGGGTTCCAGAAATCCCATTTCAGCAATCATTAAAAGATGTACTTGAGTATGCGAAGTGTAGTGACATCTGCATTTAA
- a CDS encoding CidA/LrgA family holin-like protein, with protein sequence MKYVTLLLQVGVLYVFSLAGTWIQGVFHLSMPGSLIGMLILFLLLSTRIFPLKWFEVGAEKLIVFLPLFLIPSTTGLMEYGSFLLSKGSVIFLLVVASTVVTLIVSGYVSQLLVTSKK encoded by the coding sequence ATGAAGTACGTGACGCTTTTACTTCAAGTAGGCGTGCTATATGTGTTTAGCTTAGCTGGTACGTGGATTCAAGGAGTATTCCATCTGTCGATGCCAGGAAGTTTAATAGGGATGTTAATATTGTTTCTACTCCTTTCTACTCGTATTTTTCCATTAAAGTGGTTTGAGGTAGGGGCAGAAAAGTTAATAGTATTTTTACCGTTATTTCTAATTCCTTCGACAACAGGATTAATGGAATATGGATCTTTTCTTTTAAGTAAGGGGAGTGTTATATTCCTTTTAGTAGTTGCAAGTACGGTAGTAACATTGATTGTTTCAGGGTATGTAAGTCAATTATTAGTAACATCAAAAAAATAA
- a CDS encoding YfmQ family protein, whose translation MTTWFIVTLFIFGALKVLVSSMPTSVVESIISRFELHQKLDEENTTVTVDGESIEGEMKLQVIHEFNEALFLDKHYFPPQGNGTPIVMETKKGKREIRFSIYSYEEHVDVVKQYKKKVVAYRLRSKSLQSRSVAVTEDYA comes from the coding sequence ATGACAACATGGTTTATAGTTACATTATTTATTTTTGGTGCTCTTAAAGTACTAGTTTCTAGTATGCCAACTTCTGTTGTAGAATCAATTATTAGTAGATTTGAGTTACACCAAAAACTTGATGAGGAAAATACTACTGTAACGGTAGATGGGGAAAGTATAGAAGGAGAAATGAAACTTCAAGTTATTCATGAATTTAACGAGGCTTTATTTTTAGATAAACATTATTTTCCGCCGCAAGGGAATGGTACACCGATAGTCATGGAGACGAAGAAAGGAAAAAGAGAGATTAGATTTTCTATATATAGCTACGAGGAACACGTTGATGTAGTAAAGCAATATAAGAAGAAAGTAGTTGCATATCGTTTGCGATCAAAAAGCCTTCAAAGTCGTTCAGTAGCAGTGACTGAAGATTATGCTTAA
- a CDS encoding PLP-dependent aminotransferase family protein, with protein MEWQPNREDKIPVYKQIADYIERGISTGEFPSDRKLPSERMLAQNLQVNRSTVVAAYEELKSLGVVERKKGSGTRVNTDIWGVSHKRIPNWGRYVEDGSFLPNVPLVQQIRTETQKDDLINLASGELSSDLIPSDRFRTILSEKTFMGNLGYDHPLGNEMLRKTIAAHVEQYKQIEADSSSILITSGAQQALNLIVQCLLKPGDAIAIEDPSYCYSLPMFKSAGLKIFRLPVDQHGMNPDDLIDLHKKHRIRMVFLNPDYQNPTGTVLSLARRKKVLELSSEFGIPIVEDDPYSLTSFNGEVNPTLKSMDQNGNVLYVSSLSKIVASGLRIGWVIGPTRVIERLADAKQQVDFGHSVFTQWVANQFLESEDFHTHITLLRGQLKQRRDELIRKLEEILGDQIEFFVPEGGIHLWCKVQGTFDEYHLLGESIQNGVAFVPGSVLGSKSEYVRFTFGRANVEQIQLGVTRFAETLNEIS; from the coding sequence ATGGAATGGCAACCGAATCGTGAAGATAAGATACCAGTTTATAAACAAATTGCTGATTACATTGAAAGAGGCATTTCTACCGGTGAATTCCCTTCTGATAGAAAATTACCTTCCGAGCGTATGTTAGCACAGAATTTACAAGTGAACCGGAGTACGGTCGTAGCTGCTTATGAGGAATTGAAATCACTTGGGGTAGTAGAACGGAAAAAAGGAAGCGGCACTCGGGTGAATACAGATATATGGGGTGTGTCACATAAACGAATACCGAACTGGGGTAGGTACGTTGAGGATGGATCGTTCTTACCTAATGTACCACTTGTTCAACAAATTCGAACGGAAACACAAAAAGATGATTTAATCAATTTAGCGAGTGGTGAATTGTCATCAGATTTAATTCCGAGTGATAGATTTCGAACAATTTTGTCGGAGAAAACATTTATGGGAAATCTCGGTTATGACCATCCGCTTGGAAATGAAATGTTGCGAAAAACCATTGCGGCACATGTCGAGCAATATAAACAAATAGAAGCAGATTCAAGCTCTATTCTTATTACATCTGGAGCTCAGCAAGCACTTAATCTTATCGTTCAATGTTTGTTAAAGCCTGGAGATGCGATTGCAATTGAGGATCCCTCCTATTGTTATTCACTTCCGATGTTTAAATCAGCAGGTTTAAAAATATTCCGTTTACCAGTTGATCAGCATGGTATGAATCCAGATGACTTAATCGATTTGCACAAAAAGCATCGCATTCGTATGGTGTTTTTAAATCCGGATTATCAAAATCCAACTGGAACGGTACTTTCATTGGCAAGACGTAAAAAGGTTTTAGAACTATCTTCTGAATTTGGTATACCGATTGTAGAAGATGATCCGTATAGTTTGACTTCTTTTAATGGAGAAGTGAATCCAACATTGAAATCGATGGATCAAAATGGGAATGTTCTTTATGTGAGCTCATTATCAAAAATTGTTGCATCAGGATTACGTATTGGTTGGGTAATTGGCCCCACGCGCGTAATTGAGAGATTGGCAGATGCGAAGCAGCAAGTTGATTTCGGTCATAGTGTATTTACACAGTGGGTAGCGAACCAATTTTTAGAATCTGAGGATTTTCATACGCATATTACGTTGCTTCGTGGACAACTGAAACAAAGAAGAGATGAGTTAATTAGAAAGCTTGAAGAAATATTAGGGGATCAGATTGAATTTTTTGTTCCTGAGGGCGGAATACATTTATGGTGCAAAGTGCAAGGAACGTTTGATGAATATCATTTACTAGGTGAATCTATACAAAATGGTGTAGCATTTGTCCCAGGAAGCGTCCTAGGTTCGAAAAGTGAATATGTCCGATTTACTTTTGGCAGAGCGAATGTAGAACAAATTCAGCTTGGAGTTACAAGGTTTGCGGAAACATTAAATGAGATTTCATAA